One genomic window of Aethina tumida isolate Nest 87 chromosome 3, icAetTumi1.1, whole genome shotgun sequence includes the following:
- the LOC126264792 gene encoding uncharacterized protein LOC126264792 — MQQKTRNVSLRRSRRIANNAKKNTWCCSMCTFINFKGTVCQMCEIPKDAFPERLAIDGEHKKRRCPEVKMEIKEENVDEDDQNYWPNESNVKNEYYQNNENTKADEDDLNYLSNESNVKNEDHQNNENTKVENIKQEVKEVNEATITNTNTDPPKKRVLEEEIIIVVERDKGNLEWEKHEVHLENVFQNEPEFTEVKSNGVTVMISGYKPRFSKECDMSIKGYHPVNSNDTLQLSIEFLGCPTLEEMTTES, encoded by the coding sequence ATGCAGCAGAAAACAAGAAACGTTTCGTTGCGTCGTTCGAGGCGCATTGCCAATAACGCAAAGAAGAATACATGGTGCTGTAGCATgtgtacttttataaatttcaaaggtACGGTGTGTCAGATGTGCGAAATTCCCAAGGATGCATTTCCTGAGAGGTTAGCCATTGACGGCGAACATAAAAAAAGGCGCTGTCCCGAagttaaaatggaaattaagGAAGAAAATGTTGATGAGGATGATCAAAACTATTGGCCCAACGAAAGTAATGTGAAAAATGAGTACTACCAAAACAACGAAAACACAAAGGCTGATGAGGATGATCTAAACTATTTGTCCAATGAAAGTAACGTTAAAAACGAGGACCACCAAAACAACGAAAACACAAAGGTGGAAAACATTAAACAGGAAGTAAAAGAAGTAAATGAGGCCACAATTACCAACACAAATACGGATCCCCCTAAAAAAAGAGTGTTGGAAGaggaaataataatagtagtgGAAAGAGACAAGGGAAATTTAGAATGGGAGAAACACGAAGTACATCTAGAGAATGTTTTCCAAAACGAACCGGAATTCACAGAGGTCAAATCGAATGGGGTGACTGTTATGATTTCAGGATACAAACCGAGATTCTCAAAGGAATGCGATATGTCGATCAAAGGATACCATCCGGTCAACTCGAACGACACTTTGCAATTATCCATTGAGTTCCTAGGATGTCCCACGTTGGAGGAAATGACGACAGAGTCATAA
- the LOC109595305 gene encoding trehalase-like: MKEVLVMLSLIGAIYLCKSSNESAPSDNSLYNPKLCEIFCHGKILHVVQTSHIFNDDSTFVTMSVKSTVESIKVDFERMMEISYGSPSKEFVKKFVEKHFTKATTTYNLRLDDWIEPPEGANLMEEKIMKDFFLVLHDSWVDCLKMYIDSNITSRIQFSDVMPEAGGNYMEYHYWDTHWIVLGMLAAGKASYVKAILSNFCELIDKYGYVPNGGRIYYVNRTQMPMFARMVYSYVLATNDTTFAEDTMHCLEKEYEFWIRERTGVVFWKGELFTVARYGSDKFLKSPRAESYNHDYNIAEALFQRTVAKENFYQEIRATAESGWLFSSRWIINETGGNDGSLEHLKTSYIAPVDLNAMICGNARILYLLYRVMDNVERMEYYEDELHSWLYTMKHVFWHKSTGSWFDFDILNMQRRPFFYLSNLTPLFAQCYDYKEIDLLINLILVYFYNMRLTSNRGGVPISYTESGFTWDYPFCWDNYIHMLAMGLVTTNNSIAAHMALEIAQNWVKVNLHAYRTKLKFYNTFHAEIPGLPIEAINPGINSKIGALIDLLHVFRNLFAPGDLNSANVTCCSGLLFIFLIMLFRFF; the protein is encoded by the coding sequence ATGAAAGAGGTGCTCGTTATGTTGAGCCTTATTGGTGCGATTTATTTATGCAAAAGCAGCAACGAGTCTGCACCGTCCGATAACAGTTTGTATAATCCGAAGTTGTGCGAAATTTTCTGTCACGGCAAGATTTTGCACGTGGTCCAGACGTCGCACATTTTCAATGACGACAGCACATTCGTGACGATGTCGGTGAAGTCGACTGTGGAGAGCATTAAAGTAGATTTCGAACGGATGATGGAAATATCGTATGGTTCTCCGAGCAAGGAATTCGTCAAGAAATTTGTGGAGAAACACTTCACCAAGGCCACGACCACGTACAACCTCCGCCTGGATGATTGGATAGAACCTCCCGAAGGAGCAAATCTCATGGAAGAGAAGATTATGAAGGACTTTTTTTTGGTGCTGCACGATTCCTGGGTGGACTGCCTGAAAATGTACATAGACTCTAATATTACTTCCCGAATCCAGTTTTCTGATGTAATGCCGGAAGCAGGTGGGAACTACATGGAGTATCATTACTGGGACACACATTGGATTGTGCTGGGAATGTTGGCTGCCGGTAAAGCATCGTATGTCAAAGCCATTCTGTCCAATTTTTGCGAATTGATTGACAAATACGGTTACGTACCGAATGGTGGAAGAATTTACTATGTGAACCGCACGCAGATGCCCATGTTCGCTCGGATGGTGTATAGTTACGTACTTGCCACCAATGACACCACTTTCGCCGAAGATACCATGCACTGCCTTGAAAAGGAATATGAGTTTTGGATTAGGGAACGGACAGGCGTGGTTTTTTGGAAGGGTGAATTATTCACGGTTGCGCGATATGGAAGCGACAAGTTTCTGAAGTCGCCGAGAGCCGAATCTTACAATCACGATTACAACATAGCGGAAGCTTTGTTTCAGAGGACAGTGGCGAAGGAAAACTTCTACCAGGAGATTAGGGCGACAGCTGAATCCGGCTGGCTGTTCTCCAGTCGTTGGATCATAAACGAAACAGGAGGAAACGATGGAAGTTTGGAGCACTTGAAGACTAGTTACATCGCACCGGTTGATTTGAACGCTATGATATGCGGGAATGCGAGAATTTTGTACTTATTATATCGTGTAATGGATAATGTTGAGAGAATGGAGTATTACGAAGACGAATTGCATTCGTGGCTTTACACTATGAAGCATGTGTTTTGGCATAAATCCACCGGCAGCTGGTTCGACTTTGACATACTCAACATGCAACGAAGGCCCTTCTTCTATTTATCGAATTTGACACCTCTTTTTGCACAGTGTTACGACTATAAGGAAATCGACCTCCTTATCAACTTGATTTTGGTCTACTTTTACAACATGCGTCTGACAAGCAACAGGGGCGGCGTTCCCATCAGCTACACGGAATCAGGATTCACGTGGGATTATCCATTCTGCTGGGACAATTACATACACATGCTGGCAATGGGCCTGGTGACGACGAACAACAGCATTGCCGCCCACATGGCGCTCGAGATCGCCCAAAACTGGGTCAAAGTCAACTTGCACGCTTACAGGACCAAgctcaaattttataacacctTTCACGCGGAAATACCTGGTCTACCGATTGAAGCAATCAATCCAGGAATTAATTCGAAAATCGGAGCGTTGATCGATTTGCTTCATGTCTTCAGAAATCTATTCGCCCCCGGAGATCTCAATTCGGCGAATGTGACTTGCTGCTCTGGGTTActgtttatctttcttattatgttatttcgtttcttctaa